In the Tenrec ecaudatus isolate mTenEca1 chromosome 16, mTenEca1.hap1, whole genome shotgun sequence genome, one interval contains:
- the LOC142429009 gene encoding uncharacterized protein LOC142429009 isoform X2, whose protein sequence is MDTVAVEDVAVDFSPEEWALLDHSQRKLYRHVMLETFRNLASVVSQNHDSGEKLCTDSTIVQFLNSGSWSAKLGEICGFHVIEDQDNSRNSHASRRYNEHNVCEFKKKSQDGQTYSWIPDLHLLKKTYNEPYPSLSLHCGKSSMAQSSSLKRPPGFHSECDTYQDGEHGAGCRCPYSHSPVRTLTEEKPKECTDYGNTSEVLVHLRGHSEEKSFNSKEHGKVVHLSSSLGRHTRTHSGERPYEHKECGKSFKESSSLSKHRGTHRVEKHDCKVCDKSFTNPSHLVAHQRFHSGQKPDEYKDYGKGFTPLCYLTRHSRTHRGERLNERKQCSKTFIHQSSLIHHRKTHSGKDPFECKECGKAFAHQSYLVKHQIVHSGDKLYECKVCGKCFKSPSSLTKHRRIHSAGRPHECKECGKGFQFPTSLIRHRRIHSGERPYECKECGKTFTQCCHLHLHRRIHSGEKPYECKVCGKAFAYQTSLITHSRIHSGERPYECKECGKAFTRHSLLIAHRITHSGESPYECKECGKSFKCLSYLTVHERNHSGERPYECKECGKAFTRHSTLIKHRKIHSGKRPYECKDCGKSFTDSSKLSAHRKIHSGEKPYECKICGKAFARQTSIITHSRIHSGERPYECKECGKAFTQPSHLTVHSRTHSGERPYECKECGKAFTNHSTIIKHRRIHSGERPYECEECGKSFTDSSKLNTHRRIHSGERPYVCEECGKAFIKQPALIQHRRTHSGERPYECKECGKAFTRQTSIITHSRIHSGERPYECKECGKAFTQHSHLIVHSRTHSGERPYKCMECGKAFTQHSTLTKHRRIHSGERPYECQ, encoded by the exons GACACCGTGGCTGTGGAAGATGTGGCTGTGGACTTTTCCCCAGAAGAGTGGGCCTTGCTGGATCATTCTCAGAGGAAACTCTATAGGCATGTGATGCTGGAGACTTTCAggaacctggcctcagtag TTTCCCAAAACCATGACAGTGGAGAAAAGCTGTGCACTGACAGTACAATAGTACAATTCCTGAACAGTGGCTCCTGGTCCGCCAAgttaggagaaatatgtggattTCATGTCATTGAAGATCAGGATAATAGCCGGAACAGTCATGCAAG CAGAAGATATAATGAACACAATGTCTGTGAATTTAAGAAGAAAAGTCAGGATGGACAGACCTACAGCTGGATTCCGGATCTTCACCTGCTCAAGAAAACTTACAATGAACCATATCCTTCATTGTCCCTTCACTGTGGGAAATCCTCCATGGCCCAGTCATCATCACTGAAGCGTCCTCCTGGCTTTCACTCTGAATGTGACACCTATCAGGATGGAGAACACGGAGCAGGCTGCAGGTGTCCTTACTCCCACAGTCCTGTGAGAACGCTAACCGAAGAGAAACCTAAGGAATGTACGGACTATGGAAATACCTCAGAGGTCCTTGTACATTTAAGAggtcacagtgaggagaagtctTTTAATAGTAAGGAACATGGCAAAGTTGTTCATCTTTCTTCATCTTTGGGTAGGCATAcgagaactcacagtggagagaggccctaTGAACATAAAGAATGTGGGAAGTCTTTCAAAGAATCCTCATCCCTCTCTAAACATAGGGGAACTCACAGAGTAGAGAAGCATGATTGTAAGGTGTGTGACAAATCCTTCACTAATccttcacaccttgtggcacatcagagatttcacagtGGACAGAAACCTGATGAGTACAAGGATTATGGCAAAGGTTTTACACCCCTTTGTTACCTTACTCGACATAGCAGAACTCACCGTGGAGAGAGGCTTAATGAACGCAAGCAGTGTAGCAAAACTTTCATTCATCAATCATCTCTCATTCACCATAGGAAAACGCACAGTGGAAAGGACCCTTttgagtgtaaggaatgtggcaaagcctttgctCATCAGTCTTACTTAGTTAAACATCAAATAGTTCACAGTGGAGATAAGCTTTATGAATGTAAGGTGTGTGGAAAATGTTTTAAATCCCCCTCATCCCTAACTAAACATAGGAGAATACACAGTGCAGGGCGGCCTcatgagtgtaaggaatgtggcaAAGGTTTTCAGTTCCCCACATCCCTCATTAGACAtaggagaattcacagtggagagaggccttatgaatgtaaggagtgTGGAAAAACGTTTACTCAGTGCTGCCACCTTCATTTACATagaagaattcacagtggagagaagccttatgaatgtaaggtatgtgggaaagcctttgctTACCAAACATCCTTGATTACACATAGcagaattcatagtggagagagaccttatgaatgtaaggagtgtgggaaagcctttactcGACACTCTCTCCTTATTGCACATAGGATAACTCACAGTGGTGAGagtccttatgaatgtaaggagtgTGGGAAAAGTTTTAAGTGCCTTTCATACCTTACTGTACACGAGAGAAATcatagtggagagaggccttatgaatgtaaggaatgtgggaaagcctttactcGTCACTCTACCCTCATTAAACATAGGAAAATACACAGTGGAAAGAGGCCCTATGAATGTAAGGACTGTGGAAAATCCTTCACTGATTCCTCCAAACTCAGTGCACATAGGaaaattcacagtggagagaagccttatgaatgtaagataTGTGGGAAAGCGTTTGCTCGCCAAACATCCATCATTACACATAGTAGAATCcatagtggagagaggccttatgaatgtaaggagtgtgggaaagcctttactcAACCCTCTCACCTTACTGTACATAgcagaactcacagtggagagaggccttatgaatgtaaggagtgtgggaaagcctttactaATCACTCTACAATCATTAAACATagaagaattcacagtggagagaggccttatgaatgtgagGAATGTGGCAAATCCTTCACTGATTCCTCAAAACTCAATACCCAtaggagaattcacagtggagagaggccttatgtatgcgaggaatgtggcaaagcctttattaAGCAACCAGCCCTCATTCAACATAggagaactcacagtggagagaggccatatgaatgtaaggaatgtgggaaagcattTACTCGCCAAACATCCATCATTACACATAGcagaattcatagtggagagaggccttatgaatgtaaggagtgtgggaaagcctttactcAACACTCTCACCTAATTGTACATAgcagaactcacagtggagagaggccttataaatgtatggaatgtgggaaagcctttactcAGCACTCTACCCTCACTAAGCATAggagaattcatagtggagagaggccttatgaatgtcagTAA
- the LOC142429009 gene encoding uncharacterized protein LOC142429009 isoform X1, with product MDTVAVEDVAVDFSPEEWALLDHSQRKLYRHVMLETFRNLASVVSQNHDSGEKLCTDSTIVQFLNSGSWSAKLGEICGFHVIEDQDNSRNSHASRRYNEHNVCEFKKKSQDGQTYSWIPDLHLLKKTYNEPYPSLSLHCGKSSMAQSSSLKRPPGFHSECDTYQDGEHGAGCRCPYSHSPVRTLTEEKPKECTDYGNTSEVLVHLRGHSEEKSFNSKEHGKVVHLSSSLGRHTRTHSGERPYEHKECGKSFKESSSLSKHRGTHRVEKHDCKVCDKSFTNPSHLVAHQRFHSGQKPDEYKDYGKGFTPLCYLTRHSRTHRGERLNERKQCSKTFIHQSSLIHHRKTHSGKDPFECKECGKAFAHQSYLVKHQIVHSGDKLYECKVCGKCFKSPSSLTKHRRIHSAGRPHECKECGKGFQFPTSLIRHRRIHSGERPYECKECGKTFTQCCHLHLHRRIHSGEKPYECKVCGKAFAYQTSLITHSRIHSGERPYECKECGKAFTRHSLLIAHRITHSGESPYECKECGKSFKCLSYLTVHERNHSGERPYECKECGKAFTRHSTLIKHRKIHSGKRPYECKDCGKSFTDSSKLSAHRKIHSGEKPYECKICGKAFARQTSIITHSRIHSGERPYECKECGKAFTQPSHLTVHSRTHSGERPYECKECGKAFTNHSTIIKHRRIHSGERPYECEECGKSFTDSSKLNTHRRIHSGERPYVCEECGKAFIKQPALIQHRRTHSGERPYECKECGKAFTRQTSIITHSRIHSGERPYECKECGKAFTQHSHLIVHSRTHSGERPYKCMECGKAFTQHSTLTKHRRIHSGERPYECQ from the exons ATG GACACCGTGGCTGTGGAAGATGTGGCTGTGGACTTTTCCCCAGAAGAGTGGGCCTTGCTGGATCATTCTCAGAGGAAACTCTATAGGCATGTGATGCTGGAGACTTTCAggaacctggcctcagtag TTTCCCAAAACCATGACAGTGGAGAAAAGCTGTGCACTGACAGTACAATAGTACAATTCCTGAACAGTGGCTCCTGGTCCGCCAAgttaggagaaatatgtggattTCATGTCATTGAAGATCAGGATAATAGCCGGAACAGTCATGCAAG CAGAAGATATAATGAACACAATGTCTGTGAATTTAAGAAGAAAAGTCAGGATGGACAGACCTACAGCTGGATTCCGGATCTTCACCTGCTCAAGAAAACTTACAATGAACCATATCCTTCATTGTCCCTTCACTGTGGGAAATCCTCCATGGCCCAGTCATCATCACTGAAGCGTCCTCCTGGCTTTCACTCTGAATGTGACACCTATCAGGATGGAGAACACGGAGCAGGCTGCAGGTGTCCTTACTCCCACAGTCCTGTGAGAACGCTAACCGAAGAGAAACCTAAGGAATGTACGGACTATGGAAATACCTCAGAGGTCCTTGTACATTTAAGAggtcacagtgaggagaagtctTTTAATAGTAAGGAACATGGCAAAGTTGTTCATCTTTCTTCATCTTTGGGTAGGCATAcgagaactcacagtggagagaggccctaTGAACATAAAGAATGTGGGAAGTCTTTCAAAGAATCCTCATCCCTCTCTAAACATAGGGGAACTCACAGAGTAGAGAAGCATGATTGTAAGGTGTGTGACAAATCCTTCACTAATccttcacaccttgtggcacatcagagatttcacagtGGACAGAAACCTGATGAGTACAAGGATTATGGCAAAGGTTTTACACCCCTTTGTTACCTTACTCGACATAGCAGAACTCACCGTGGAGAGAGGCTTAATGAACGCAAGCAGTGTAGCAAAACTTTCATTCATCAATCATCTCTCATTCACCATAGGAAAACGCACAGTGGAAAGGACCCTTttgagtgtaaggaatgtggcaaagcctttgctCATCAGTCTTACTTAGTTAAACATCAAATAGTTCACAGTGGAGATAAGCTTTATGAATGTAAGGTGTGTGGAAAATGTTTTAAATCCCCCTCATCCCTAACTAAACATAGGAGAATACACAGTGCAGGGCGGCCTcatgagtgtaaggaatgtggcaAAGGTTTTCAGTTCCCCACATCCCTCATTAGACAtaggagaattcacagtggagagaggccttatgaatgtaaggagtgTGGAAAAACGTTTACTCAGTGCTGCCACCTTCATTTACATagaagaattcacagtggagagaagccttatgaatgtaaggtatgtgggaaagcctttgctTACCAAACATCCTTGATTACACATAGcagaattcatagtggagagagaccttatgaatgtaaggagtgtgggaaagcctttactcGACACTCTCTCCTTATTGCACATAGGATAACTCACAGTGGTGAGagtccttatgaatgtaaggagtgTGGGAAAAGTTTTAAGTGCCTTTCATACCTTACTGTACACGAGAGAAATcatagtggagagaggccttatgaatgtaaggaatgtgggaaagcctttactcGTCACTCTACCCTCATTAAACATAGGAAAATACACAGTGGAAAGAGGCCCTATGAATGTAAGGACTGTGGAAAATCCTTCACTGATTCCTCCAAACTCAGTGCACATAGGaaaattcacagtggagagaagccttatgaatgtaagataTGTGGGAAAGCGTTTGCTCGCCAAACATCCATCATTACACATAGTAGAATCcatagtggagagaggccttatgaatgtaaggagtgtgggaaagcctttactcAACCCTCTCACCTTACTGTACATAgcagaactcacagtggagagaggccttatgaatgtaaggagtgtgggaaagcctttactaATCACTCTACAATCATTAAACATagaagaattcacagtggagagaggccttatgaatgtgagGAATGTGGCAAATCCTTCACTGATTCCTCAAAACTCAATACCCAtaggagaattcacagtggagagaggccttatgtatgcgaggaatgtggcaaagcctttattaAGCAACCAGCCCTCATTCAACATAggagaactcacagtggagagaggccatatgaatgtaaggaatgtgggaaagcattTACTCGCCAAACATCCATCATTACACATAGcagaattcatagtggagagaggccttatgaatgtaaggagtgtgggaaagcctttactcAACACTCTCACCTAATTGTACATAgcagaactcacagtggagagaggccttataaatgtatggaatgtgggaaagcctttactcAGCACTCTACCCTCACTAAGCATAggagaattcatagtggagagaggccttatgaatgtcagTAA
- the LOC142429009 gene encoding uncharacterized protein LOC142429009 isoform X3, producing MDTVAVEDVAVDFSPEEWALLDHSQRKLYRHVMLETFRNLASVVSQNHDSGEKLCTDSTIVQFLNSGSWSAKLGEICGFHVIEDQDNSRNSHARRYNEHNVCEFKKKSQDGQTYSWIPDLHLLKKTYNEPYPSLSLHCGKSSMAQSSSLKRPPGFHSECDTYQDGEHGAGCRCPYSHSPVRTLTEEKPKECTDYGNTSEVLVHLRGHSEEKSFNSKEHGKVVHLSSSLGRHTRTHSGERPYEHKECGKSFKESSSLSKHRGTHRVEKHDCKVCDKSFTNPSHLVAHQRFHSGQKPDEYKDYGKGFTPLCYLTRHSRTHRGERLNERKQCSKTFIHQSSLIHHRKTHSGKDPFECKECGKAFAHQSYLVKHQIVHSGDKLYECKVCGKCFKSPSSLTKHRRIHSAGRPHECKECGKGFQFPTSLIRHRRIHSGERPYECKECGKTFTQCCHLHLHRRIHSGEKPYECKVCGKAFAYQTSLITHSRIHSGERPYECKECGKAFTRHSLLIAHRITHSGESPYECKECGKSFKCLSYLTVHERNHSGERPYECKECGKAFTRHSTLIKHRKIHSGKRPYECKDCGKSFTDSSKLSAHRKIHSGEKPYECKICGKAFARQTSIITHSRIHSGERPYECKECGKAFTQPSHLTVHSRTHSGERPYECKECGKAFTNHSTIIKHRRIHSGERPYECEECGKSFTDSSKLNTHRRIHSGERPYVCEECGKAFIKQPALIQHRRTHSGERPYECKECGKAFTRQTSIITHSRIHSGERPYECKECGKAFTQHSHLIVHSRTHSGERPYKCMECGKAFTQHSTLTKHRRIHSGERPYECQ from the exons ATG GACACCGTGGCTGTGGAAGATGTGGCTGTGGACTTTTCCCCAGAAGAGTGGGCCTTGCTGGATCATTCTCAGAGGAAACTCTATAGGCATGTGATGCTGGAGACTTTCAggaacctggcctcagtag TTTCCCAAAACCATGACAGTGGAGAAAAGCTGTGCACTGACAGTACAATAGTACAATTCCTGAACAGTGGCTCCTGGTCCGCCAAgttaggagaaatatgtggattTCATGTCATTGAAGATCAGGATAATAGCCGGAACAGTCATGCAAG AAGATATAATGAACACAATGTCTGTGAATTTAAGAAGAAAAGTCAGGATGGACAGACCTACAGCTGGATTCCGGATCTTCACCTGCTCAAGAAAACTTACAATGAACCATATCCTTCATTGTCCCTTCACTGTGGGAAATCCTCCATGGCCCAGTCATCATCACTGAAGCGTCCTCCTGGCTTTCACTCTGAATGTGACACCTATCAGGATGGAGAACACGGAGCAGGCTGCAGGTGTCCTTACTCCCACAGTCCTGTGAGAACGCTAACCGAAGAGAAACCTAAGGAATGTACGGACTATGGAAATACCTCAGAGGTCCTTGTACATTTAAGAggtcacagtgaggagaagtctTTTAATAGTAAGGAACATGGCAAAGTTGTTCATCTTTCTTCATCTTTGGGTAGGCATAcgagaactcacagtggagagaggccctaTGAACATAAAGAATGTGGGAAGTCTTTCAAAGAATCCTCATCCCTCTCTAAACATAGGGGAACTCACAGAGTAGAGAAGCATGATTGTAAGGTGTGTGACAAATCCTTCACTAATccttcacaccttgtggcacatcagagatttcacagtGGACAGAAACCTGATGAGTACAAGGATTATGGCAAAGGTTTTACACCCCTTTGTTACCTTACTCGACATAGCAGAACTCACCGTGGAGAGAGGCTTAATGAACGCAAGCAGTGTAGCAAAACTTTCATTCATCAATCATCTCTCATTCACCATAGGAAAACGCACAGTGGAAAGGACCCTTttgagtgtaaggaatgtggcaaagcctttgctCATCAGTCTTACTTAGTTAAACATCAAATAGTTCACAGTGGAGATAAGCTTTATGAATGTAAGGTGTGTGGAAAATGTTTTAAATCCCCCTCATCCCTAACTAAACATAGGAGAATACACAGTGCAGGGCGGCCTcatgagtgtaaggaatgtggcaAAGGTTTTCAGTTCCCCACATCCCTCATTAGACAtaggagaattcacagtggagagaggccttatgaatgtaaggagtgTGGAAAAACGTTTACTCAGTGCTGCCACCTTCATTTACATagaagaattcacagtggagagaagccttatgaatgtaaggtatgtgggaaagcctttgctTACCAAACATCCTTGATTACACATAGcagaattcatagtggagagagaccttatgaatgtaaggagtgtgggaaagcctttactcGACACTCTCTCCTTATTGCACATAGGATAACTCACAGTGGTGAGagtccttatgaatgtaaggagtgTGGGAAAAGTTTTAAGTGCCTTTCATACCTTACTGTACACGAGAGAAATcatagtggagagaggccttatgaatgtaaggaatgtgggaaagcctttactcGTCACTCTACCCTCATTAAACATAGGAAAATACACAGTGGAAAGAGGCCCTATGAATGTAAGGACTGTGGAAAATCCTTCACTGATTCCTCCAAACTCAGTGCACATAGGaaaattcacagtggagagaagccttatgaatgtaagataTGTGGGAAAGCGTTTGCTCGCCAAACATCCATCATTACACATAGTAGAATCcatagtggagagaggccttatgaatgtaaggagtgtgggaaagcctttactcAACCCTCTCACCTTACTGTACATAgcagaactcacagtggagagaggccttatgaatgtaaggagtgtgggaaagcctttactaATCACTCTACAATCATTAAACATagaagaattcacagtggagagaggccttatgaatgtgagGAATGTGGCAAATCCTTCACTGATTCCTCAAAACTCAATACCCAtaggagaattcacagtggagagaggccttatgtatgcgaggaatgtggcaaagcctttattaAGCAACCAGCCCTCATTCAACATAggagaactcacagtggagagaggccatatgaatgtaaggaatgtgggaaagcattTACTCGCCAAACATCCATCATTACACATAGcagaattcatagtggagagaggccttatgaatgtaaggagtgtgggaaagcctttactcAACACTCTCACCTAATTGTACATAgcagaactcacagtggagagaggccttataaatgtatggaatgtgggaaagcctttactcAGCACTCTACCCTCACTAAGCATAggagaattcatagtggagagaggccttatgaatgtcagTAA